AAGAAGTCGCCGGGGCGGGCGTCGGCCGGGATGACGGGTGGCGTGCGATGCGGCGCCGGGGGCGGCAGGTGCACCTGTTCCTGGGCGACGGAGTCGAGGGGCGGGATGTCGGGATCGGGTTGGAAGCGCGGGCGCCACTCCTCCATGTCCATGCCGTTGAATTGCACGATGTGGCGCCATTTGCCGTCTGCGACCTCCTCGTTGTAGTGACGCGTCAGCTCGCGCCAGCGTTGGTCGCCGGCCTCGGATTCCGCCCAGAGCTCGTCTGCCGCGTCGTCGATCCCGCTGGCTTTGGCGAGGCGGGCAAGTTCGGCGCGGAAGTAGCGCTCGTTCATGGCGGCGGCGATGCCGACCTGGTAAGTCACGCGTTGGAAGAAGGCGTCCTGCGCGGCGGCGGGCAGGGTGGCGGCGACGGCTTCGGTGTCGGCAACGAGCGCGGCGTAGGCGTCGAGGCGTTCGTGCATCTCGGCCGCGGTGTAGGTGGTCGGCTGATACGAGCGGGTGGGGAACTGCCATTGCAGGTGCTCGGGTTTGCGGGCGGCGGCGAGCACCTGGTGACGCGTCCAGAGGTCGGCGATGGCCGCGGCGTGCTCGGCCCCGAAGTCGCGGGCGGCGACGCGCTGCAGGTAGGTCGCGGCGTGATCGGGCGTGGTGCGGTCGGCGTGCCAGGCGAGATCGAGGAAGTATTCGGCGGAGAGCTCCTGACCCTTGAAGTCGCCGACGTTGCCAATCCAGAGCGTGCGGGCGCCTTGCTCGTAAGCGCGGGTCATTTCGGACCAGATGAGCGCGGTGGGGATGGTGTCGACCCACAGCCAGGAGAAGGGCGCGCCGAGGTAGGACAGGTGGTAATACACGCCGAGGCCACCGGCGCGGGCGCGCTCGGCCGGCGTGGCGTAGCGGCGCACGTAACCGAAGTTGTCGTCGGGCCAGACGATGGTGACGTCGTCGGGCACGCGCAGGCCGGCGTTGTAGTCGGGCAGGACCTCCTTGTAGGGCACGAAGATCTGGGCGATGCGGGTGGGGTCACCGTCGCCGAGGTGGCGGGCGAGCAGGTCGCGTTGGTCGGCGAAGATGCGTTCCCAGACGGCAAGGCGTTCCTCCTGCGTGTCGGCGCCCATCATGCCGCTGTCGTGGATGCCGCGCATGCCGAGGGTGAAGATGCTCTCGCCGGAAGTGCGGGCGGCGACGCGTTCCTCCCAGTAGGCGAGCACGCCCTCGCGGTTGGTGACGTAGTTGTAGAGATGGTGGTCCTGCGTCCACTCGCCGACATTGTTGCGGAGCATGGGTTCGGCGTGGGAGGAGCCGACGACGATGGCGTAGCGGTCGGCCGTGGCGGCGTTGCCCGGCATGAGGTGGAAGGGCGTGGTGCCCGGGTGCATGGCTGGCCAGATGCTGTTGCCGCGCAGACGGAGGAGGAGCTCGAAGATGCGGGCGTAGGTTTTGGGGCCGATGTTGCCGGCTTCGGGTTCGAAGGTTTGCGCGGCCCACGGGCGCAGGCCCCAGCCCTCGTCGTTGAGGAAGACGCCGCGGTATTTCACGGCGGGCTGATCGACCGGCTCGGTGCCGAGGGAGAGGTGCAGGGAGTCGCGCGGCGTCACGGGGACGTCGGCCCACCAGGCCCAGGGCGAAACGCCGATGCGACGGGAGAGTTCGTAGAGGCCAAAGGCGAGGGCACGACGGTCGGCGCCGGCGACGGTGAGCTCGGTGGCGGAGGCGGAAAGTTGGAACGCCTCCCAACGGTCGGCGAGGTCGGGCGCGAGGGTGATGACGATGCGCGGCGCGGCCGGATCGGTAGGTGGTGTATCCGAAATTGAAGGACGTTGGCCGGTGACGCGTTCGACATCGGCGGCGAAATCGGCGGCGGCGAGGTGCACGACCTCGGCGGCGTCGGCCGGCACGATGAGCGGGGCGACGTGGTCGGCGGTGACGAGCGGGAAGCCGGTCGAGTTGGTGAGGTCAACAGCGGCTTGGGTGCTGGAGCAGAGGAGACCGCCGGTAAGGAGGACAAGGAAGGGGCGCAGGCGCATGGGGCGAAGGGGACGCGGATTAATCGACGGTCACGTTGACGGAGCGCGTGATTTCGAAACGGGGGGCGGAGTCGTCGACGGTTTGGAGATCCGTGAAGGTCACGTTTTCCACGCGGTCGAGTTTGATGGAGGCATCGGCGGGCAGGGTGATGCCGTCGAAGGTCACGTTTTGCGTGCGGTGACCGTCGGCTTCGAAGCCGTTGAGGTGAATGACAGGTTTGTTGGTGGGAGCGGAGCTCAGGTCGATGTTCTCGAAGCGGAAGTTGCGGAAGAGCGGAACGGTGGGTGCAGCGGCACCGTCGTTGTTGTAGTTGAGCACGGTGTTGACGGTGATCTGCTGGAGGTCGCAGTTGCGGACGGTCACGTTTTCGACGAAGCCGCCGCGGTCCTTGGTGCCCTTGATTTGGAGGCCGTGCAGGAGTGGACCGGCGATGCAGTCCTCGACGAGCACGTTGCGCACACCGCCGGACATCTCGCTGCCGATGGAGATGCCGTGGCCGCGACTGAAGGTGCAGTCGAAGATGCGCACGTTTTCGGTGGGGCGGTTGACGACGTTGCCCTCGGGGTTCTTGCCGGACTTGATCGCGATGCAGTCGTCGCCGGTGTCGAAGGTGCTGTTGAAGATGTAGGAGTTGACGGAGGAATCGGGATCAATGCCGTCGCCGTTGTGCACATCGCTGCGGATGGTGAGGCCGTGGAGGCTGACGTTTTCCGAGTAGATGTAGTGGAGCGTCCAGCACGACGATTCCTCGAGGGTGATGCCGCTGACCTCGATGTTGGCGGCGTTCATGAAGAGGACGAGGCGGCCGCGGGCGCGCAGGCCATCGCGGCGGTTTTCGTAGGAATCGACAATGGCGTGGTAGAGCGGGCGGCCGGCGCCGGCGATGGTGCCTGCGCCGCGGATGGAGACATTGCGGATGTTGGCGGGGCCGTCGCGGTCGAGCGTGCCGGCGTTGATGAGGGAGGCGTGAGTCTCGAGCTCCCAGCCCTCGAAACGATTGCGATTGAAGGGCAGGTAATCCTGCGGGTCGGCGGAGCCTTTGAGCACGGCGCCTTGGGCGAGGTCGAGGGTCATGTTGCTCTTCAGGTAGAGCGCACCGCTAAGAAAGGTGCCGGCGGGGACGTGCACAATGCCGCCGGGCGGGCAGGCGTCGATGGCGGCTTGAAGGGCGGTGGTGTTGAGGGTGGTGCCGTCACCGATGGCGCCGTGTTTGGTGACGTCGACGATGGGTTCGCGCGGTTTGGTGGTGAGACTAACGACGGATGACGTGGTCGCCTCGTCGCCCGTCGCAAGCGCGCGAACCTGGAACCGGTAATGGCTGGCCGCGGTGAGCGTGGTGTCGGTGAAGTGGGCCTTGCTGGTGGTGGCGATCACCTCGCCGTCGCGTAGCACCTCGAACTCCTGGTCGGGCGCAGAGCTGGCGGACGCGGGTTTATTCCAGATCAGTGTAACGCGGTCGGAGTGCAGCGTCTGAGGCGCGACCATGAGGTCGAGCGACGATGCGGCGACGACGGTCGTTGCCGCCCACAGCGGGAGCAGGGCGAATTTGAGCAAGCGCATGGGGACCGGCTCAGATTGGGTCGTTGGTCACGCCGTTGAAAGGAATCTCGGTCGGCGCGTTTCCGTCGGCATCGGTGAGGGTGAAGGTGGTCGAGGCCCGGATGTCGGCGGAAGAGGCGCCCACCATGACGGTGAAGCCGCCCGGTTCGACCACCCATTGGCGGTCGGCGTTGTAGAGCTGCAGGTGTTCGCGGGTAAGGGTGAAGGTGACGGTGCGGGACTCGCCCGGCGCGAAGTGCAGGCGTTGGAAGCCGGCGAGGCGGCGTTCGTAGGTGGTGAGGCTGCTGTAGTTGTCACGCAGATACAACTGCACCACTTCGTCGCCGGCGCGGTCGCCGGTGTTGGTGACGGTCACGCTGACGGTGACGTCGCCGTCGATGGTGCCGGTGGTCGGCGTGGCGGAGAGATCGGAGTAAGCAAAGGTGGTGTAGCTGAGCCCGTGACCAAAGGCAAAGAGCGGGCCTTCGACCTGGCCGTAATCTTTATCCTGAGCGCCGGGTTTTGTGGGGAAGTTGTAGGGGATCTGTCCGACGGACTGCGGCACGGTGACGGGCAGACGGCCGGCGGGGTTGTAGTGGCCTAACAGCACGTCGGTGAGGGCGTGGCCGCCGTCCTGACCGGGGAACCACATCTCGACGATGGCGGGGATGTGACGCACAGCAAACTGGGTGCTGAGGGGGCGACCGTTGGAGAGGACGAGCACGACGGGTTTGCCGGTGGCCTGCAGAGCCATGAGCAGCTCCTGCTGGTAGCCGGGCAGGTTGAGGCTG
This portion of the Actomonas aquatica genome encodes:
- a CDS encoding glycosyl hydrolase 115 family protein — encoded protein: MRLRPFLVLLTGGLLCSSTQAAVDLTNSTGFPLVTADHVAPLIVPADAAEVVHLAAADFAADVERVTGQRPSISDTPPTDPAAPRIVITLAPDLADRWEAFQLSASATELTVAGADRRALAFGLYELSRRIGVSPWAWWADVPVTPRDSLHLSLGTEPVDQPAVKYRGVFLNDEGWGLRPWAAQTFEPEAGNIGPKTYARIFELLLRLRGNSIWPAMHPGTTPFHLMPGNAATADRYAIVVGSSHAEPMLRNNVGEWTQDHHLYNYVTNREGVLAYWEERVAARTSGESIFTLGMRGIHDSGMMGADTQEERLAVWERIFADQRDLLARHLGDGDPTRIAQIFVPYKEVLPDYNAGLRVPDDVTIVWPDDNFGYVRRYATPAERARAGGLGVYYHLSYLGAPFSWLWVDTIPTALIWSEMTRAYEQGARTLWIGNVGDFKGQELSAEYFLDLAWHADRTTPDHAATYLQRVAARDFGAEHAAAIADLWTRHQVLAAARKPEHLQWQFPTRSYQPTTYTAAEMHERLDAYAALVADTEAVAATLPAAAQDAFFQRVTYQVGIAAAMNERYFRAELARLAKASGIDDAADELWAESEAGDQRWRELTRHYNEEVADGKWRHIVQFNGMDMEEWRPRFQPDPDIPPLDSVAQEQVHLPPPAPHRTPPVIPADARPGDFFEQDGVISIHAGHFTSQRDLSAGAGWRVVPGLGRTGNAVTILPSTATIEPAHAPLLSYRFHVTTGGPATVHVRLLPTFPIEADAEALRFALAVNDGPAQPGAVTDGFNTRAQAWRERVVTNATETTVKLAEPLSPGWHTLHLIGVEPGVVVDKLVIDLGGLRPSYNGPAETSVAPSS
- a CDS encoding glycoside hydrolase family 28 protein gives rise to the protein MRLLKFALLPLWAATTVVAASSLDLMVAPQTLHSDRVTLIWNKPASASSAPDQEFEVLRDGEVIATTSKAHFTDTTLTAASHYRFQVRALATGDEATTSSVVSLTTKPREPIVDVTKHGAIGDGTTLNTTALQAAIDACPPGGIVHVPAGTFLSGALYLKSNMTLDLAQGAVLKGSADPQDYLPFNRNRFEGWELETHASLINAGTLDRDGPANIRNVSIRGAGTIAGAGRPLYHAIVDSYENRRDGLRARGRLVLFMNAANIEVSGITLEESSCWTLHYIYSENVSLHGLTIRSDVHNGDGIDPDSSVNSYIFNSTFDTGDDCIAIKSGKNPEGNVVNRPTENVRIFDCTFSRGHGISIGSEMSGGVRNVLVEDCIAGPLLHGLQIKGTKDRGGFVENVTVRNCDLQQITVNTVLNYNNDGAAAPTVPLFRNFRFENIDLSSAPTNKPVIHLNGFEADGHRTQNVTFDGITLPADASIKLDRVENVTFTDLQTVDDSAPRFEITRSVNVTVD